The Papilio machaon chromosome 2, ilPapMach1.1, whole genome shotgun sequence genome segment ttcaatttattctattatctatatctacttaatattatagataGATTTGTATTTCTGTAAAACTTATTAACTCAAAACTACTGGatctatttcaaaaattctttcctataagaaagctacattatcactgagtaacatgggtaactagatttttattaattccacgTGAACGAAGTCGCGCGAAAAACCtacttatataattacatttcaatAGTATAGAAACATAAATGCTGATTAcatttaaagaattatttaaagtcaCATTACACAATGACAACTTatctttttgtaaattgttgAAACAACAATTTATGGAGTTCTCCTTCTCACTTTTTCTCATTTATCTCTTTTTAAACAGAGACTAGCAACTAAACCGCAATTCTCTGATGAAGCTAGTAAGTTATAAGCTATGTACAGTAAATTGTTATACAGATAGAGCTTGAAGAAGAAAATATTCTGGAAAAGAACTGATACAAAAACATGCAGAGTGCCAACTTTACTTGAAACGTGGTGTTCATAAtaccaaataataataaaaaccatttatatgaataaaacttGTAACTAGAACCAGTCTCTCAATATTCCAGACATAGTAGTTAAAGACAACGAAAATGGAAacacataaatttataaaatatattttattttaagaatacatatagattttttttttagaaaatattagaaaaaaaattgtatctgcatttagatgtatgtattttGATATGTATATTACAGAtgtatatcttaaaatacaaGTACGTGTAATGCCATTTTCACAGGCGAATTTGTATGGAAGCAGTTAGCTATTTTGTATATAGTGTAATAGGCATTTTTACCAGATAATTCGTTACAACGTTCCAACAATGTCTTGTATGATTCCACATCTAGTGACTTCAGGGAATGACGGAAGAGGTCAAAGAACCTGTCCACCTTAAGTTTGCCATCTTTCTCGTGGAATTCCAGTTCTTTAGCGAGGCATAGTAAGAATTTTCCGTTAACTTCACTTTCTTCTAGCCTCCATGGTAATAGATTGTGCATAATTGCTGGACTGACACCTGACTCCTTCACACATATCTCACCCTTTCTCGTGATCAGTGATACAAGATCACTATCAAGTGGAAGAATAggctgaaaataaaattactaggtcaatgataataaatttatgttatggTGACAAAAGCTTGTATTCTTTTTTACAagcttttttgtattattattttattttggcaagtgagcaagcggccatctgAATCCGCTAATATAGCGAAGCGGCCGCTGCCTATGGACAAGCACAATTGCGTTGCCTACTATTGACGGCACGGGGGCTCATACAGAAAGAAAGTATTTTCCCCTTCCTTACCCTACATAGAGATACAGAAGAGATGGGAACATGGGGAATACCAAGCATTATTCCTGATCTATATAATGATAACAAATTTctcaaaagttttaaaaaaaaactgttaaacaaaaaattgaattagtagcctaagtgttcttccagactatgttttatacctATGCGAAAttacatcgagatccgttaagctgttatggagataccttcaaacaaacatccatccatccatccatccatctaagtattaacctttataatattagtaagatatattacTTAGATACAAATACCAACTGCTTAAATTGTGATTAAATCACATACTactaatataacaaatgaattataataaaattcttattatgttttgtgtTGATTCGTCAACTTTGATTGCCTTTTCAAAatcttttctattaatataaaaaaaatatattatttgttgtaTGATTTCCTAATTTCACCGAACAGAcgttgatataattaaaataagaaacaaatgCGTTTAAAGTGTTGGTTAACATCTACATcatcgataaaattatttaaaaaaatt includes the following:
- the LOC106714401 gene encoding uncharacterized protein LOC106714401, which gives rise to MLFNIFLIFGMVVAAHAGIEDNKPILPLDSDLVSLITRKGEICVKESGVSPAIMHNLLPWRLEESEVNGKFLLCLAKELEFHEKDGKLKVDRFFDLFRHSLKSLDVESYKTLLERCNELSGKNAYYTIYKIANCFHTNSPVKMALHVLVF